ACTCGATACTATTTTTTACTATGGTGTCGTTaccatgtttttattaaaaagtttttttaaaattaacacatACTTACCAAAGTATTTTTACaagtgaaaaatatattcatataattgATAATCTTGTAGTGTCCAATGATTAATAGTCGGAACGCCAAAAATGGCGCGTCCTGTAATgctatattcattattatagcACAGACTTCTATGGAGCAGCAGCATGCCCGACTTGTGTTcctaaaattgtatttattatctatactagatggtaaatgtatgaaaaaaatgtgtgcatgtactagtgtacacacgtaagtagtgaaacttctttatgaccttatttttcaacaagtgataactgcgttaaaaacaaccgacttcaaacttgcacttcaaacatttacaaatacagacaaaaatgctcataaaataaaaactactgggcctatctgaataaaatttttatgggaccaattcgacaccatcccgcattgaacaaaaaaaaaacacgttaatcggttcagaaacctcggagtaatcggtgtacatacataaaaaaaacataccggccgaattgataacctcctcctttttttgaagtcggttaaaaaataatttactatatgcaactttacagaaatacgtcgaatcacgcgtggtagggataagaaaaagatggcgcgtaacggaaaaatgtcacgcgtaacgaaaaaatgttacactcaatttttttccaaccccgataaaggaGTTGCACTTCAATGAAGGCCAAGTTAAGAGAGCTAGGTACTACAATTTTggaataactaataattagtattacaataatttttctcCAACCAAGTAGGGAATCAAACATAGCCACTAAACCAAGAAGAAGCTTATTTATCATGtacagtacataatattaacacaatgttatttatttattatttgaagtCAACAACACAATTATAGGAAATCATCTTATTTCTAATGTAaacgtatatattatctatacatataataaatctgtagaagggtcaattctgtacattgaaaatattgaaaaaataaatagcagggggtgttactggatcgataccaaacccaaatatgtgattaaaaaatttttgtctgtctgtctgtctttctgtctgtctgtatgtgaaggcatcacgtgaaaactagcggttcgatttcgatgaaacttggtataattataccttattatcctgggcgtaaaataggatactttttatcctggaaaaatacgtagaaaaaaattaatcttaatttttcagttttatccatagacgttgttccgtagaaccgcgaacacacgttgcgtattattataggcctagccgtatttgggaattgggtcccatacatatttataagatgttattgtcagaggtaggtacctactctaaatggagaaataaaccatccacgcgaagaccgacatccgcgcggacggagtcgcgggcggaagctagttgtaaataaaactaaatccTAACAACTAATGCAACATCAACGTAACAATTAAATCCAAAGCAGATTATCACATACTAAagtatactagctgctccgcgcggtttcacccccgtgggcCGTGACTCCTCTCccgttggtcgtagcgtgaatCATCACGCAATGTATATCAATACAgcctatatagccttcctcgataaatgagctatctaacatcgaaagaatttttctaatcggaccagtagttcccgagattagcgcaaacaaacaaacaaagtcttcagctttataatatactatagcttttcgcccgcgtcttcacccgcgttttcaaaggaaaacccgcatagttcccgttcccgtaggatttccgggataaaacctatcctatgtgttaaccCTCTCTATgtgtgaaaaccatacatacatacaaacctttcctctttataatattagtatagaagtatagatataaCGTACtccttattaattatacatatcgCTTTTCTATCATTTAAGTACTTTATAAGAGCTGCCTCAAAACATAAGGAATAAACAAGTGCACTCATGCACATTGCACATGCTAGCAATTGCTAAAATAGTACATGttacgaaaaataaatacagtatACATTATTGAAGCTTAACCATGCGCTAAAGCTGTGTGTTctgcgcggacggagtcgcgggcggaagctagttgtaaataaaactaaatccTAACAACTAATGCAACATCAACGTAACAATTATATCCAAAGCAGATTATCACAATtattacacgctttatattagcttcacctgtatgtttgtatgtttgtaaccgacttctttcgTTGAAAGCAAATGTGAGCAAATTACCATTCTACAACTAAACATGCAGTCTATCTATAAATGCAAGCCAGTAAATTCTGAGGCATGATGCAAATCAGCAATGCATTCATATCTGACTATTATGTCGCAGCCAACGTTAGTAGTTCTTATAATAATCATTTGATTCATCAAAGGCGAGCTAAAGTTTTGAAGataaacacatatttatttactactacctttccacccgcagcttcgcccgcgaagtcaaagaaaaacccgcgtatcccgttcccgtgggatttccgggataaaaccggggtaaaaatagcctatgtcctttctcgggtataaaaatatctctataccaaatttcatgcaaattggttcagtagttatggcgtgattgagtaacagacagttactttcgcaGGTAGAGTGCATAGAGTAATCAAGcaataaactataaagttGCATGCAAGCAAGCTGCGTGCTCTAAATACGTACATGTCAGACCTATGTGCGGTGCCCCTGGACTTCCTGGACTTGGTCGCGGTCAGGACGACCGTGAATTGGACCAGTGACCACGACCAGATGGCGAGAGTGAGCAGGACCAACACTTTTTCCGTGGCCACTTTCTCGTCTTTGAAGGAATCGAAGAATTCTATTATGTCCGCTGCTGTGCCTGATGGggttattaatatatatttttataatatgttctatatgtattttttgtagtataatttatgtattattaacgcgaatgtttataatatatctattaaggatgtatgtttatcagtcTTTCATGCTAAATCACTGAACAGATATTGATCATCCTTGACAGTGCAGCTGTGGTGTAGTTTATGCACACGAATAACACAAAAGCTGTAGAAATGCTTTTGCGCGTATTCGTCAGCGGGTAAAGCCTCATAGCACAGCTtgtttgtaatataaatatcaatagTTAAGAATTAAACAACTTCTTagtagttaaaattaaaataggttCTAGTTCAGATAATACACACTTACCAATATAAACCAAAAGCAATTGACTCAGCTGGTCCCTCGTCAGATCACCCTTAGGCAACAACCATCTTCCCACAATGAGAGTTAACATTAGAAACTGTTCTATCAATGTCACCAACATGTCTGTTGGAATCTTGGTCGCACCAGGGATTGGTATCTCCGTCTAGTAAAAAGATATGGTTATataagagcaactatggagtttcatTGCCCGTTCTTCTCGgtagaaactgctttccgaatcggtggtaaatggtaaaactattacgacgattcaaaagtgcttttagtcttattaaataattaaatagataaagaTTTGAGTTTTAGACGTGTTTAAAGTGTCGTAATATAGACAGGTCTTTTGGAATCGACATGTATAACGTGAAATAAACCTTCGTCTCTTAGAAACGATATGTTCAACGTGAAAGAAAGTCAGGTATATTACAATTAAGATTAGAATAGACAAGACATGTCTTGtctaatgtaaaataataattagagtTTATTGTAAAAGCCACTTtaagtatacataaaaattaatcatgATAAAATGCAGTTTTTTCTACGTAATTTTCTTGCAAGTGCAGCTTGCTTATGGTACCTAAGTAAATGCTtcgttaaaaaatgtttaaattgaatttcaaTGTGGTGTAcattaaagtaataataaatatattgtattaccTCTATATAAGTGATGTTCGTTTTCTTCTGCAGTCGCAAATCCACCTTGTGTAATTCTATGAGCCATATTGCAGGCACAACAAGACCGAGGTATATGAATACAGACGGACAGAACCTGGAAATATATTAGTATCGAAGCTAActgttataattaatgattataagcatatatttttaaattgtgagAACTGAGAAGAACATTTTTAAAGCTTTCTTAAACAAAATGGATACCTAATGGCAATTGGAAATGGAAAAATTACATAAGCAAAGAAAACATCTATTAGCtctagcttaaaaaaatatagagaaaGGAAAAACATAGATACAgatagtatttaaataatgtaagtaaCTATGTAGGCAATGTGCCTCAGTTCCTACAATATATAAGTACTATagttaaaacaaagtcgctttctctgtccctatgtccatttgtattcttaaatatttaaaactacgcaacggattttgatgcggtttttttaatagatagagtgattcaagagaaaggttttagtatataattcattaggtttaagacaaagcgggcgaatccgcagcggtaagctagtatattatattatataaaataaatatttcaggattttttttaaagtgtaactagttataataattatatttcttctgTAAAAATGATCCCATAGGAAGATTGAATGGAAGTTACTTGTGATGTCATAGCGTGTATTTTTAACCCTGAACgagcccgcgttttcaaaggaataatcgcatagttcccgttccagtGGAATTTCCgcgataaaaactatcctttgtgttaatccaagttaccctctaatgtgctaaatttcattgtaatcggttcagtagaatttatgtgaaagagtaacaaacacacacacacacacacacacacatcctcacaaactttcgcatttataatattagtaggatctGTCTCTATtagactacaagcccgcataggaaaaaaatatgggtcaaatgaaccaccaggggacatatctagaacgatagcagagcaaaaaataataagattcatcactatgccgtcacttgtaagctgtccaactgagtgcagatgagaattgaaaagtacaggtagactcggtaaattttggtcatttgaccatgtacggcattcttaaccatcgatagatccattaaaaataataagaaaccgctcagtgccgtacaaaaatggtggtccacaaagtcggaatttttatttaatttccgagagttaccgggggtaaatttggtcatttgaccatgtacggcatctgtgtcatactatgcctatactgcttttaatccattattccgcaacgccgtacaaaaatcatggggacaaggggaaaaaatcgagagttgCAATCCCCTCTCTTTCCCCACTCCAGGGGGTCATTTGACTAAGTAAGTACTATTAAAAGCAATGccgtcaaaaaataattgttcttttaaatgtataccaATAATCATCTT
The Colias croceus chromosome 30, ilColCroc2.1 genome window above contains:
- the LOC123704778 gene encoding transmembrane protein 26 isoform X1; translated protein: MANVGKVLATIKAVITRLVFACHGIVAIWQVTVFKDNMEYWYLASPILLLIFEGVFTLTIKENQEWKWFCPSVFIYLGLVVPAIWLIELHKVDLRLQKKTNITYIETEIPIPGATKIPTDMLVTLIEQFLMLTLIVGRWLLPKGDLTRDQLSQLLLVYIGTAADIIEFFDSFKDEKVATEKVLVLLTLAIWSWSLVQFTVVLTATKSRKSRGTAHRSDMNTSRACCCSIEVCAIIMNIALQDAPFLAFRLLIIGHYKIINYMNIFFTCKNTLVILLQIYRLYVLHLETVDEGGDGSVYKKRRKHKSSERKDKHRDHKAKKHRHRKDNAETTIAVISDPKKQDRIDGGRIRAIILTNSDEIKELELTKFFKEQVTVDNEKKKGTKKKQKTHSSEESLNNIHHTTDDSGI